The genomic stretch CATCAAGGCAGAATTGTAATGCTGCCAGTCTCATCTCCTTCCTCCACCGCGTTGTTGATGTAATTCcgtcatttatttattattatccttTCCATGCCGTTTCTTAtttactaaattataatttctatcttgattttttttaacctctAGGTTTTTAAGCATTATTTTGAAGAATTAGAAGAAGAATCACTTAGGGATAACTTTGTGGTAGTGGTAAGTtctttaaatgaattttattttctcatttgctatttttattattattattattgaggtAATGACCTTGTTGTGCATTTGTCAGTATGAGTTACTTGATGAAATGATGGACTTCGGTTACCCTCAGTACACCGAAGCAAAAATTCTTAGTGAATTTATCAAGACGGATGCCTACAGGATGGAAACTTCACAGAGGCCTCCCATGGCTGTCACTAATGCAGTGTCTTGGCGCAGCGAAGGGATAAATTACAAGAAGAACGAGgtattttcttatcttttcttttcttttttcagagcttcttgttgttttttctttaataaataattaataactgGATGATAATGAAGCTTTGTTATTTGTTCAGGTTTTCTTGGATGTGGTTGAGAGTGTCAATATACTTGTCAACACCAATGGGCAAGTCATTAGGTCCGATGTTGTTGGGGCTTTAAAAATGAGAACATATCTAAGGTACAATCAGAAAACATAAGTCATTGCTAGTAGTTTTTCTTGGTTCATTTATGGCTGAGCTTATCATTCTCTAAGGTAGTGTACTTGCATATTGCCTTCTGAAGATTACTTTTAGGATATTCAGATGTTGGTttggtatatatattagtttataAAGCAGCTACTTGCCGGTACTATTCTGTAAGCTTGGTCCCACTCATTAGTGATGCTAATCTTGCAATGTGCTACGCAACTTCTGTAAGTTGATGTGCTGTGGAACTCATAGTTTAATATACCAGAAACTATTGTTGATTAATGTGGTAGAGAAATGTTGCAACTACACATTTAGTTTCAAATGTagatttcaatttagttttttgcGACACATAGCTACACAAGTTCTTCCTcttgtccccccccccccaatgaATTAAGTTACATAATGCAACGACTAGCTTGCATCAGTTGACATGAGGGGAATGCTCACTTTTCTAAAAACAGAGCCAGTATTCACTATGATGGCACCAAAGTCAATGGGGTCTTACTGTCTTAGAAAAGGAACATTGGAGTTAGTCCCACCCTTTAGCAATATTACATAGGTGACTGCACCATTCTATATAAGTATTAATATGTACGTTCAATGTGTTGCATGATGTGCAAAGAACTTTATGTTTAATTGCAAGTTTCTGTTGTTATGTTGCAGTGGCATGCCTGAGTGTAAGCTTGGCCTAAATGATAGAATATTATTGGAGGCCCAAGGACGAACAACAAAAGGAAAGGCCATTGATTTGGAGGACATCAAATTTCATCAGTATGTAGCTTAATTCTCAGGTCTACTTGAATTCGTGTTGGTTTGTATAGTTTTTTGGAGGTGGATGTAAATGCCAATTTATTATGAGTGAAGGTTGCTCATGGCAATCTAgacatttaaaactaaatatgcAATTTGGTTCAGGTGTGTACGTTTGGCTCGATTTGAAAATGATCGGACAATATCATTTATACCACCCGATGGGGCTTTTGATCTCATGACATATAGACTTAGCACTCAGGTTCGTTCTGTAGTTTTTGAAAGCTTTTCTTAAAAACAGGAGGACAACCTTGGTACTTTTATTAGCATTTGATGAGTTCCATGGTGTCTTCTTTCAGGTTAAGCCTCTGATTTGGGTGGAAGCTCAAGTTGAAAAGCATTCGAGAAGTCGTGTTGAGATAATGGTAAAGGCTAGGAGCCAGTTCAAGGAGCGTAGGTATGAAGTTTTTAACCATTGATAGTGTAGCTATGTTTCTATTTGATCAATTGCTCAGAGTTTTGGGCTGGCTGATGTTTGTGTTTTCTGAgtatttataaaagtttaaCTGTACAGCACTGCAACAAATGTTGAGATTGAGTTGCCTGTGCCAGTTGATGCTTCCAATCCTAATATCCGGACATCAATGGGGTCTGCATCATATGCACCTGAAAATGATGCATTATTGtggaaaattaaatctttttctgGTGGAAAGGTACTTTAATTTTTCCCGAAAAGAAATGGGATCATTTTGTAGTTTGTTAACTTTTGCTTGTAGTTTGTTTTATGGattgtaaattataaatgttttctttcatgtAATTATGATACTTCCctggttttttttctatatgtatataaatattattcaggAGTACATGTTGAGGGCAGAGTTCAGTCTTTCCAGTATAACTGCTGAAGAAGCAACTCCTGAGAGAAAAGCTCCTATACGTGTGAAATTTGAAATACCATATTTTACTGTTTCAGGAATACAGGTATGCCTCCACAAACACAGTTACCTGTTCTATTTTATGATATCCTGTGGTGAATGGCATGACCTCTACACAAACACAGTTACCTGTTCTATTTATCCTGTGGTGAATGGCATGACCTCTCTGTCTCTGATTTGGACTTATCAATTATCATGAAGTTCATTCCAGAAGTGCTTTCCTCTTGCCTTAAGATTTCCAAATTAGGGCTAGCGTTGACTACAAACCAGGAATTATCAATtatccctccctctctctctctgatttGGATTATCAATTATCGTGAAGTTCATTCCAGAATTGGTTTCCCTTGTCTTAATTTGGATGAGGTTAAAGGGGCTACGATTTCCAAATTAGGGCTAGTGTTGACTACAAACCTTGAATTATGGTACCTCAAGTGTGAATTCCTGTCTAATCGGAACTTGCTATAAGAGATTATTATGATAAAAGTTCATTTTATATAATCATACtcaaatttctaaaatattgcTTGAGCAAGCTCAGGTAATGTAatcttgtttaattaaaatatggtGCTTTGTAGGTTCGATACCTGAAGATTATTGAGAAAAGTGGTTATCAGGCTCTCCCATGGGTGAGATACATAACAATGGCTGGCGAGTATGAGCTTAGGCTTATCTAGAGGAGCTCCATCAAAAGGGCTCTATCAAGATGCGCTTCCAATATCTTTGAGGTTACCAATCTGTAATGTTGAATATTTTAGGACAAAACTGGTGGAAAAACAGGGAGCCATGGGAAGTTGGTTGTGCTAGTCAAATGGCTGATTAAGCTTTACCACCTTATTCTTTTTGGCCGTTACTTTCTGTCTGTGCATCATTATTGTATTATCTAGTGTTTTTGGAAGAGttgaaacagtttttttttggttttcctgTGCAAATTTGCATCAGTTATTGGATTTCAATATTTTCAGCCTACAGTATATTCGAATTTTGTGCTGGGGACAAGGGGGAACAAGGGGAAATTTGGTTCTTTGGGCCTGTAGTTAATCTGATTGCCCTTCTCTGTGGACTGAAGAATGAATTttactccttgagatgagtgtAAATGGGCGACTTTGCTCAAACTCTTTAGTTTAGAGTTTACCCTCCTTAGTGAATGGTGTCAATATTTCAGCTTAAAAAATGATAGTCGTGTGATATTTCCATGTCGGCCACCAAAGAGTGGGGACGGAGTCGGAGTCCCGGAGAGGAATGAGCATAGAGCTGCCAGCAAAGTCCTGATGACATTACTGTTTGGCGGGCCATGACGTGTTTAGCTTATCtggtggtggttgtggtggtggtgggagCTAATTTTCAACAGTAGGAGATAGTCAAGAGCGCTCGAAGCTATAGTTTTAAGATCTGGTCAGTTCaagatttgggttttaattggattagtctggtttttttttttttaaaaaaattaaaataatattattttaataaaaatacaaaaaaaaataaagttaacagGTTTGTAATCGGTAACTTACTGGGTTagccaagtattttttttttttaatttagtacaGATTCAGTTCCTGAATCAACTCATCAGgcagaataaatttaaaaactatactCCAAACTTCCTTCTCCTCTTATTGTTGGgaactagataaaaaaatcaaaatatgcaCCAATCATCCCTCGACAAATGTTGAAATCAAGGCTAATGGATAGGTTGGAAAGTTGGGAGTATTAAATTAACCGAGCATTATTTTCTTCATCTCCACCCCGCTCAAGCACAGAAAGCACCTCGGTGGCGGTGGGTTCGTTGCTATCTCTAACTTTGACTTTGGTCGACagataatttgaaacaaaataaataatctcaTAATACAAGTCTGTTTTGAGACGCACAACAGGTGCAAATTAGGACTTGGTTGAGCTGATATCCAACCATGCCTTATTTCAATTGCACTCAAGAGATAGGTAAGCCTGACTTGGTTCCTGAGGAATTTCATGGAAGTAAATCTCAAGCTGGTGTTGTTCCAAGTACATCAACAGCAGCAGGAATAAGCTCATCAAGAGTCGCTGAAAACACAGGTGAGAGTTCTTCTTCAAAAACTTGCAAATCAAACTATGCAAAGCTTCCTGATTATCTTAGATCCTGCCTGGACTACTCGTCCATCGTTACCAATAGATATCCTGTAGAGATAGGAAAACTAGTTCGGCTTTTGTTGGCTGAAGGTCTTGTACAAGACAAGCCAGGGGATATCATGGAGGATGTAGCAGCAAATGTTGTTAAGGAATTGATTGACCTAGGAATGCTTCAAGAAGTAGACGATGGTACTGAAGTAAAAGTCCCTGCCTCTTATCTCCAGTTATCTATTCTTAAATTGGAGAAACaagattttgtttctaaaacTGCAAATTCACCTGTTCGTTTGGCGATCAGAGATGATGGAAGGGATATCTTTCCTAACCCCGAAGGCCGTCTAGTTCGATCTTTATTTATAATCACTGCAGAACGTCATCATGCTTCTTTTGGTTCTACCGGATGCCTCTCGCGGGCCTATATGAGAAATGTTTGTGGGATGCGGTTTCTGTTGGTGTTGGATTTGGATGGCAAGATAGCGTGCTTGCCTGAAGAAGTGGGAGACTTGATTCACCTGAGGTACTTGGGCTTGGCTAACTCGGATCTAGATGAGCTTCCTCGGACTTTAGGTAATCTTCAAAAACTGCAAACTTTGGATATAACAATGTGTGGTAATCTGAGCAAGCTACCAACAGAAGTCCTGCATATCCAACAGTTGAGACACCTTCTAATGTCCAAAAGCATTGATGATTGTGAAATTAGAGTTCCGGAGGGAATTGGAAAGATGGTAAATCTCCACACTTTGTCTGGTATTTATGGTGGAGACGGGATTGCTAGAGAATTGAGTGCCTTAACTCAGATCAAAGATCTTGGCGTTAAGCGTGTGTCTGAAGATCATGCCAGTGAGTTGTTTGCAGCAATAAAGAAGATGGAAAGCCTCGCATCCCTATCGTTAGAAGCAGAGGAATGCTTTTTTGATGAAACAAATTGCGCTCTTTTTCCTGCATTGGATGCGTTTTGTCCTCCCCCTCTTCTTCAAGAGTTCTATTTACAGGGGGGCTTAATTGAGATTCCAATGTGGCTTGCCTCCATGGAAAACCTCACCCGTCTAACTTTATCCTTCTCTTATTTATGGGAGAATCCAACCTCAGTCCTTCAGTTGCTTCCGAAATTGAAGCATCTCAGCCTCTGGGAAGCCTACAGAGCAAAGCTCATTGGTAAAGAATTTTGCAATGCAGGCGGCTTCCCGGCCCTGGAAACTCTCACGATTGCTTCTCAGTTCCTGTTGGAGTGGACTGAGATTGCAACAGGGGCTTTTCCAAGTTTAAGATCTCTTAGGTTTAGGTGTTGTTTAAGCTTGATTTTTCTTCCTGAAGGCTTGCAGAACATTTCCACACTTCAAGAGCTGTATTTGGACTCCATGCATCCAGACCTTGCAAGGCGATTGAAAGGTGAGGAGAACTACAAGATCAAACACATTCCAAAGCTGAAGTTTTGCTCTGCTTTCTGAAATATCATCTTCCGCAGGTTATTAGACATTTAACTAGAATTTAAGTCACATGCTTTTATTACTCGTATTATTCTCTTTTAATGGAATGTGTGAGGTAGTAATATATTAcaaattatttaacaatattaagtattaataaacatttttataaatttaaaataatagtcATGTAAGCATTCACATGTTGCAATGccattaaatattattgatttctcaatcgtttttttttattctctttaaaCTCTTATACGtacaatcatttttattttatttttaatgcctTGACTCTTTCTTATTTctcaacaatattatttttgtattttaaaaatatttttgaaaaaaatttaaaaaaaaattttatttttattttttttttattttcaaattaatattttttatatatatttttagatcattttgatgtgctgttatcaaaaataatttttaaaaaataaaaaaatatattattttgatatattttcatgtgCAAAACAGCCGtaatcatattctcaaacacgctCAAAGTCAACAAGGATAATAACTTTCAGAATATTTCTACCAtaattacataaattttttacaatattgtTAACAATACATGATATACATGTCAATCAATTTATTCATACCAAACATTCATGTACAATATATATGTTTCCATATTcataataacatataaaattatcatattaatcTCCTTGATGTTCAAtctatttttggaaaatatttttttgttcttatagttaaattagtacttaaaactatttaaagcaacAATTACTAAAAACTATTTAGTATCTTATCGATAAcatccaaatatatttaaatattttaaaattattagaatactttttaaattaaaccttaataatttttttagcgtgcatttttctatttataaagcTATTggtaaatttattaacaatagACTTATCGACTGGCCAGAAATTACGGACGAGTTTTTTATTCGTGatttcatcaataaaataattataaataaattgttagtGTAAATactgataaaaaattttatttcttaaaaatgcaGTGAACCCCCCCTCCCCCAaatcaaattgttaaaaatgCAGTGAATCCCCCCCAAACCTCTCTAAATTTAAAGGTTTacaattcactttccccggcaTCAATTATAGTTAATTGtttcctaaatttattttatggtagTTTGGAATCGTTGTGAAGGAATGTTTTCTCTAAATGTAATGATTTATAGCATATGACAGCCTAACTCTTCGACAGAGATCCTCTATGATaagaaatattttgattatgaaTGTATGGCAACAGTTTATAGAAATTATACATCCCATACTGTGTTCAAAAATAGAGTCCAAAGCTGTAGCAAATATGTCTATATCGCATTTAAATTCAGCATTAACCTTATCGAATGTATGAATTTAAACTACTGTTCCCATTCTTTCAGTGCTCTCCGAGACAGGTAGGTTAAGAGCATTTATTTGATGATCGAGCTTTCTTCTCCTCCCACTACATTTCCATTGGTGTTGTCGATGATTGCTGATAACCTCTCCAAGAAAAGGTTGAACGCTTCTGGTGGACTAAACATACTGATTCTGACATATTTTGGATCAGCCCCAAACCGCTCCCCGCTTCTTCCTATTATCTTATGTTCTCGCAAAAGACTCTCCCAGTCTATATCCTCCTTGCTGTGCAACCATGCAAAAGCTGTTTGCAAAAaagcaaaatatattaaaaaaatccattcaACCGATGAGCATACAGCAAAGTTAGGTTGTCCTCCttcaaaactaataataataatcatcttATTACGAGCATTACCAGGATTTG from Populus alba chromosome 8, ASM523922v2, whole genome shotgun sequence encodes the following:
- the LOC118037947 gene encoding AP-1 complex subunit mu-2, which codes for MAGAASALFLLDIKGRVLVWRDYRGDVSAVQAERFFTKFIEKEGDPQSQDPVVYDNGVSYMFIQHSNVYLMAASRQNCNAASLISFLHRVVDVFKHYFEELEEESLRDNFVVVYELLDEMMDFGYPQYTEAKILSEFIKTDAYRMETSQRPPMAVTNAVSWRSEGINYKKNEVFLDVVESVNILVNTNGQVIRSDVVGALKMRTYLSGMPECKLGLNDRILLEAQGRTTKGKAIDLEDIKFHQCVRLARFENDRTISFIPPDGAFDLMTYRLSTQVKPLIWVEAQVEKHSRSRVEIMVKARSQFKERSTATNVEIELPVPVDASNPNIRTSMGSASYAPENDALLWKIKSFSGGKEYMLRAEFSLSSITAEEATPERKAPIRVKFEIPYFTVSGIQVRYLKIIEKSGYQALPWVRYITMAGEYELRLI
- the LOC118037932 gene encoding disease resistance protein RPM1, whose product is MPYFNCTQEIGKPDLVPEEFHGSKSQAGVVPSTSTAAGISSSRVAENTGESSSSKTCKSNYAKLPDYLRSCLDYSSIVTNRYPVEIGKLVRLLLAEGLVQDKPGDIMEDVAANVVKELIDLGMLQEVDDGTEVKVPASYLQLSILKLEKQDFVSKTANSPVRLAIRDDGRDIFPNPEGRLVRSLFIITAERHHASFGSTGCLSRAYMRNVCGMRFLLVLDLDGKIACLPEEVGDLIHLRYLGLANSDLDELPRTLGNLQKLQTLDITMCGNLSKLPTEVLHIQQLRHLLMSKSIDDCEIRVPEGIGKMVNLHTLSGIYGGDGIARELSALTQIKDLGVKRVSEDHASELFAAIKKMESLASLSLEAEECFFDETNCALFPALDAFCPPPLLQEFYLQGGLIEIPMWLASMENLTRLTLSFSYLWENPTSVLQLLPKLKHLSLWEAYRAKLIGKEFCNAGGFPALETLTIASQFLLEWTEIATGAFPSLRSLRFRCCLSLIFLPEGLQNISTLQELYLDSMHPDLARRLKVLSETGRLRAFI